The Penaeus vannamei isolate JL-2024 chromosome 16, ASM4276789v1, whole genome shotgun sequence genome includes a window with the following:
- the LOC138864414 gene encoding uncharacterized protein, which produces MDLRCVGCNPHYYSVISDYFEKNYAIEFLRAHGVLPRAVNCPHCDLPCKYREDRHTWYCGRWKKIAKTKRRKSCVFSISDYSGTFLQGTHLAPYKVVLFVNHWLQKYWDHQTVTKCIGLSRPTSVDWSFCSGITQNWWLQNQNSIGGAGIIVEIDETLLVRRKCNRGRQASHVWVFGGIEGVSKKKFVVPLVDGDRSADTLIPLIKKYIKPDSMIYSDRWAAYRNLKRLAYKHLSINHSENFVDPHDPQLHTQNIERLWRDLKEWIRRPGIRSEYLPQYIARYLCIKANSNSPIHSFFVEAVSLYPPCWSR; this is translated from the coding sequence ATGGATCTCAGGTGCGTCGGGTGTAACCCTCACTATTATAGTGTAATATCTGATTATTTTGAGAAAAATTACGCTATAGAATTCCTGAGAGCACACGGTGTTTTGCCAAGGGCGGTAAATTGTCCACACTGCGATTTACCTTGCAAATACCGTGAAGATCGACATACGTGGTATTGTGGCAGAtggaaaaaaattgcaaaaacaaaACGTCGTAAAAGTTGCGTTTTCTCGATCAGCGATTACAGCGGCACGTTTCTGCAGGGAACCCATCTGGCACCATATAAAGTAGTTTTATTTGTTAATCATTGGTTGCAAAAGTATTGGGATCATCAAACTGTCACTAAATGTATTGGCTTGTCTAGACCTACTAGCGTAGATTGGAGTTTTTGTTCTGGAATAACCCAAAATTGGTGGttacaaaatcaaaattcaaTAGGAGGTGCCGGGATAATCGTTGAAATCGACGAGACGCTGCTCGTGCGGCGCAAGTGTAACAGGGGCAGACAGGCGAGCCACGTGTGGGTCTTTGGGGGTATTGAGGGTGTCAGTAAAAAGAAATTTGTTGTTCCACTCGTGGATGGTGACAGGAGTGCTGACACGCTCATACCTctgattaagaaatatataaaaccagACAGTATGATATACAGTGATAGATGGGCTGCCTACCGAAACCTAAAACGTCTTGCTTACAAACATCTGAGTATTAATCATTCTGAGAATTTTGTAGACCCACACGACCCACAACTCCATACACAGAACATTGAAAGATTGTGGCGCGATCTGAAAGAATGGATAAGGAGGCCCGGAATTAGATCGGAATATCTGCCCCAATACATCGCGCGATATTTGTGTATCAAAGCAAATTCTAATTCCCCCATACATTCTTTTTTTGTGGAAGCGGTATCATTATACCCGCCTTGCTGGTCCCGCTGA